From one Allorhizobium ampelinum S4 genomic stretch:
- a CDS encoding GlcG/HbpS family heme-binding protein, with amino-acid sequence MSFTIPSSALTDEGVAALLRAAIDAATAMGQPQCIIIVDHSGVELASFRMRGSRYLSLKSARAKARTAASLAAPSHSVPDHAKLLLAAATQGEATGLKGGLPIKVNGMLLGGIGVGSGSGEQDEDVARAALAAIGAELS; translated from the coding sequence ATGAGCTTTACGATACCCTCAAGCGCCTTGACCGACGAAGGCGTCGCAGCACTTTTGCGCGCAGCAATCGATGCCGCGACCGCGATGGGTCAGCCGCAATGCATTATCATTGTCGATCACAGCGGCGTAGAACTGGCGTCGTTTCGGATGCGCGGTTCGCGCTACCTCTCCTTAAAAAGCGCGAGGGCCAAGGCGCGGACGGCAGCCTCGCTTGCCGCTCCCAGCCACAGCGTTCCCGACCACGCCAAGCTGTTGCTGGCTGCAGCAACCCAAGGCGAAGCGACGGGGCTGAAGGGTGGCCTGCCCATTAAGGTCAACGGCATGTTGCTCGGTGGGATCGGCGTCGGCTCCGGCTCGGGCGAACAGGACGAAGACGTGGCGCGCGCGGCCCTTGCCGCCATTGGGGCGGAGCTGTCATGA
- a CDS encoding SMP-30/gluconolactonase/LRE family protein, whose translation MSFFEISDPAFGRFVMGNAPVKQLATGFDWVEGPVWFGDLDCLLFSDIPNNRILRWMPDGSLTTFRAPSNFANGHTRDRQGRLVSCEHGTRRVTRTEYDGTITVIADSFEGKRLNSPNDVIVASDGAIWFSDPHYGIATDYEGTKSEQELPCNVYRVDPSGVISAVLTDFNGPNGLVFSPDEKRLYVADTGRMHSSDPQHIRVFDVGDGWKLTGGNVFHVIAKGCADGMRLDSDGNLWSSAADGVHCIAPDGHLMGKILVPETVSNLCFGGRGKHRLFITATTSLYAISLNRKGAA comes from the coding sequence ATGTCGTTCTTTGAGATATCCGATCCCGCCTTTGGCCGGTTTGTGATGGGCAATGCCCCGGTCAAGCAATTGGCAACCGGCTTTGATTGGGTGGAAGGACCTGTCTGGTTTGGCGATCTGGACTGCCTGCTGTTTTCCGACATCCCCAACAATCGTATTCTGCGCTGGATGCCGGATGGCAGCCTTACCACCTTTCGTGCGCCCTCCAATTTTGCCAATGGCCATACCCGAGACAGGCAAGGGCGCTTGGTGAGTTGTGAGCACGGTACACGGCGTGTGACCCGCACTGAATATGACGGCACGATTACGGTGATTGCAGATAGCTTTGAGGGCAAGCGTCTCAATTCGCCCAATGATGTGATTGTGGCTTCCGATGGGGCGATCTGGTTCAGTGACCCGCATTACGGCATCGCCACTGATTACGAAGGCACGAAAAGCGAGCAGGAATTGCCCTGCAATGTCTACCGTGTCGATCCATCCGGGGTGATTTCTGCCGTGTTAACCGATTTCAACGGTCCGAACGGACTGGTCTTCAGCCCGGATGAAAAACGGCTTTACGTGGCCGATACTGGCCGTATGCATAGCAGCGATCCGCAGCATATCCGCGTGTTCGATGTCGGTGATGGATGGAAGCTGACCGGCGGCAACGTGTTTCATGTCATCGCCAAGGGCTGTGCCGACGGCATGCGGCTCGACTCTGACGGCAATCTCTGGTCCTCGGCTGCCGATGGCGTCCACTGCATCGCCCCGGACGGTCATTTGATGGGCAAGATCCTGGTGCCGGAAACGGTCTCCAATCTCTGCTTCGGCGGGCGTGGCAAGCATCGATTGTTCATAACCGCAACAACCAGTCTCTATGCCATTTCCCTGAACCGCAAGGGGGCTGCCTGA
- the lysA gene encoding diaminopimelate decarboxylase: MSRSNVPPDFRTRIDPYTMTRLSNDTLTTLAQTYGTPVWVYDADTIRARIAQLSSFDVIRFAQKACSNTHILRQMREAGVVVDAVTLGEIERARRAGYVTGQASGVAEIVFTADVFDRSTLDRVVADKIEVNAGSIDMLHQLGARSPGHRVWLRINPGFGHGHSNKTNTGGENSKHGIWFEQLQEALAAVRRYSLTLVGLHMHIGSGVDYRHLQRVCGAMVTFCCELGADIEAISAGGGLSIPYKDGEEEIDTVHYFALWDSARKQIEEYLRHKIRLEIEPGRFLTADSGVLLAEVRATKTMGSNHFILVDAGFSDLARPAMYGSYHGISVLPAPNNSAPHSDVPVPTVVAGPLCESGDVFTQGEFGTIEKRDLPQAQPGDYMVFHDTGAYGASMSSNYNSRLYAPEVLIEGDNHRLIRRRQTLDDLLALETTA, encoded by the coding sequence ATGTCGCGCTCAAATGTGCCGCCCGATTTTCGAACCCGGATCGATCCATACACCATGACACGCCTTTCAAACGACACACTCACCACGCTTGCGCAAACCTATGGAACGCCGGTCTGGGTCTATGACGCAGACACGATCCGCGCCCGTATCGCACAATTGTCGTCCTTCGACGTCATTCGCTTTGCCCAAAAAGCCTGTTCAAATACCCATATCCTGCGGCAGATGCGTGAGGCCGGGGTGGTCGTCGATGCGGTGACGCTGGGTGAAATCGAGCGGGCCAGAAGAGCGGGTTATGTCACCGGCCAGGCCTCCGGTGTTGCCGAGATCGTCTTTACCGCCGATGTGTTTGATCGCAGCACATTGGACCGGGTGGTCGCTGACAAAATCGAGGTCAATGCCGGCTCCATCGATATGCTGCACCAACTTGGCGCACGCTCTCCGGGGCATCGGGTCTGGCTGCGCATCAATCCCGGTTTCGGCCACGGCCATAGCAACAAGACCAATACCGGCGGCGAAAACAGCAAGCATGGCATCTGGTTTGAGCAATTGCAGGAGGCTCTGGCAGCCGTGCGGCGCTACTCGCTGACGCTAGTCGGCCTGCACATGCATATCGGCTCCGGCGTCGATTACCGGCATCTGCAACGGGTTTGCGGGGCGATGGTAACATTCTGCTGCGAGCTTGGTGCCGATATCGAGGCGATTTCGGCGGGCGGCGGCCTCTCCATCCCCTATAAGGATGGTGAGGAAGAAATCGATACCGTCCATTATTTCGCGCTTTGGGATAGCGCCCGCAAACAGATCGAGGAATATCTGCGCCACAAGATCCGGCTCGAAATCGAGCCGGGCCGGTTTCTGACGGCGGATTCGGGCGTTCTGCTGGCCGAGGTCCGCGCCACCAAAACCATGGGCAGCAATCATTTCATCCTTGTCGATGCCGGATTCAGCGATTTGGCCCGCCCGGCGATGTATGGCAGCTATCACGGCATCTCCGTCTTGCCCGCCCCGAATAATAGCGCACCGCATAGCGACGTGCCGGTGCCGACAGTGGTGGCAGGACCGCTTTGCGAATCCGGCGATGTCTTCACCCAGGGCGAATTCGGGACGATTGAAAAGCGCGACCTGCCGCAAGCGCAACCGGGCGACTACATGGTATTTCACGACACCGGCGCCTATGGCGCCTCCATGTCGTCAAACTATAATAGCAGGCTGTACGCACCGGAAGTCCTGATCGAGGGGGACAACCACCGGCTGATTCGCAGGCGCCAGACGCTGGATGACCTGCTGGCGCTTGAAACAACGGCATAA
- a CDS encoding MATE family efflux transporter, whose product MTSSTTKMAADLNDPRIKRLVMTVALPAVAGLTASAAHHAVNAMFIGALGPQALAGVSLVLPLFLLVSAATEGLGIGLATLLARSLGQGDVKAASSVAVTALVAAVPMGIVLSTLIYLALPAFVQAVGGEGDLLASGLIYGRLIAFGVTLGMLQAICDFIAIAEGNSRFSMTVLIASFALNIALDPVFIFLLDFREAGAAIATMVSTVAALLAYAVYFYRRKGNVRIDLSLIRWRLLKPISSIGIPACATSIVTGLGFMVLLRQASQSGGEAGVAAIAIAIRLIAFGQLPVFGFCLGAQSVVSHAVGLGDDQRIKAAIRFMLMITIPVALCYSTLLLVAAGPIARLFTQSPEVAEQTAACLRLLFPVFPLAAFQSVLLVMLQSRGRAGLSALVGLAPNGYMLIPLLLLLPAWLGFTGVAIAPATAAVLTAALGIVVARREWATILPSNLPSSDGPLPGLSALHPETRGLS is encoded by the coding sequence TTGCCCTGCCCGCCGTGGCAGGGCTGACAGCCAGCGCCGCCCACCACGCCGTCAACGCCATGTTCATCGGCGCATTGGGGCCGCAGGCGCTGGCAGGCGTCAGCCTCGTGCTGCCGCTGTTCCTGCTGGTTAGCGCCGCAACGGAAGGCTTGGGCATAGGCCTTGCCACGCTTCTGGCGCGCTCACTCGGTCAGGGCGATGTGAAGGCCGCATCCTCGGTTGCGGTGACGGCCCTGGTTGCTGCCGTGCCGATGGGCATCGTGCTGTCCACGCTCATTTATCTCGCCTTGCCAGCGTTCGTGCAGGCGGTGGGCGGTGAAGGTGATCTTCTCGCCTCGGGCCTGATCTATGGACGGTTGATCGCCTTTGGCGTGACGCTCGGCATGTTGCAGGCGATCTGTGATTTTATTGCCATTGCCGAGGGCAATTCACGCTTCTCGATGACGGTGTTGATTGCCAGCTTTGCCCTCAACATCGCGCTTGATCCGGTGTTCATTTTCCTGCTCGATTTTCGGGAAGCGGGCGCGGCGATTGCCACCATGGTATCGACCGTTGCTGCGCTCCTAGCCTATGCGGTTTATTTCTACCGTAGGAAGGGCAATGTCAGAATTGATCTGAGCCTGATCCGCTGGCGCCTGCTGAAACCGATCTCCAGCATTGGCATCCCAGCCTGCGCCACCAGCATCGTCACCGGCCTTGGCTTCATGGTGTTGTTGCGCCAGGCAAGCCAAAGCGGCGGTGAAGCCGGCGTTGCCGCCATTGCCATTGCCATCCGGCTGATTGCCTTCGGGCAATTGCCGGTCTTCGGCTTCTGCCTTGGCGCGCAAAGCGTCGTCAGCCATGCCGTGGGGCTGGGTGATGACCAGCGCATCAAGGCTGCTATTCGCTTCATGCTGATGATCACCATTCCCGTTGCTCTCTGCTATTCCACGCTCTTGCTGGTCGCAGCAGGTCCCATCGCCCGGCTGTTCACGCAAAGCCCTGAGGTTGCCGAGCAAACCGCTGCCTGTCTTCGTCTGCTGTTTCCGGTCTTTCCGCTGGCGGCCTTCCAATCGGTGCTCCTGGTCATGCTGCAATCACGCGGACGGGCTGGCCTGTCGGCCCTCGTCGGGCTGGCACCGAATGGTTACATGCTGATCCCGCTTCTTTTGCTTTTGCCCGCCTGGCTCGGCTTTACCGGCGTTGCGATTGCGCCTGCCACTGCTGCGGTGCTGACCGCCGCTCTCGGCATTGTCGTCGCCCGCCGCGAATGGGCGACCATCCTCCCTTCCAACCTTCCTTCCAGCGACGGCCCACTCCCCGGCCTGTCCGCACTCCATCCAGAGACAAGAGGTTTATCATGA
- a CDS encoding glycosyltransferase, producing MQIVIFTIGTEGDVRPLVALGVGLKQAGHKVRIATDPQCADLVTHHGLEFAPLRGDFLDWMRNDRTTLSNGLSPLAIAKAARRRLKTMAASWPAQGLRATEGADLLIGNGMVFHLAAALGEYLGLPVAETQLVPTLPSRQPPLLPLPGWARSLPGPINVALGHATQMLIWHILRPAYNEVVRPALRLAPYPWRGPYTYKPRSHLRLFAYSPTLVEPPASLPSNVRVTGPWQLQESSTWAAPDDLTRFLKGGPPPVYVGFGSMVGPDGGRFTDIVLQAVRKTGKRIVLASGWGGLNGADSEAGGNIFQIDRAPHDWLFPKMALAVHHGGAGTTTAAARAGIASVVVPFFGDQPFWGSRLEKLGVAPPALDRAALTADALASAIISADCDDMRHHATALGQRMRAEDGIAVAISAIESLGVKSKWSV from the coding sequence ATGCAGATCGTCATATTCACGATTGGCACCGAAGGCGATGTGCGGCCGCTGGTTGCTCTTGGCGTTGGGTTGAAGCAGGCCGGTCACAAGGTCAGAATTGCCACCGATCCGCAATGTGCCGATCTCGTCACCCATCACGGCTTGGAATTCGCCCCCTTGCGTGGCGATTTCCTTGACTGGATGCGCAATGATCGGACGACGCTGTCCAACGGTCTTTCACCGCTTGCTATTGCCAAGGCGGCGCGGCGAAGGTTGAAAACCATGGCCGCCAGTTGGCCTGCCCAAGGCCTTAGAGCAACAGAGGGTGCCGATCTGCTGATTGGCAACGGTATGGTCTTTCATCTTGCCGCAGCGCTCGGCGAATATCTGGGCCTTCCTGTCGCGGAAACGCAATTGGTCCCCACCCTGCCCTCGCGGCAACCGCCGCTTCTGCCGCTGCCGGGTTGGGCGAGGAGCTTGCCGGGACCAATCAATGTGGCACTTGGCCATGCCACGCAAATGCTGATTTGGCATATTTTGCGCCCCGCTTATAATGAGGTCGTGCGCCCGGCCCTGCGGTTGGCGCCTTATCCCTGGCGTGGTCCCTATACCTATAAGCCTCGTTCGCATCTGCGCCTGTTTGCCTATAGCCCGACGCTTGTCGAGCCGCCTGCCTCGCTCCCCTCCAATGTCCGAGTCACCGGCCCCTGGCAGTTGCAGGAAAGTTCGACATGGGCCGCACCGGACGATCTGACGCGTTTTCTAAAAGGTGGGCCTCCGCCCGTCTATGTCGGCTTCGGCAGCATGGTTGGGCCGGATGGAGGCCGCTTCACTGATATCGTGTTGCAAGCGGTACGCAAGACTGGCAAACGCATCGTGCTTGCCAGTGGTTGGGGCGGTCTCAACGGCGCGGACAGTGAAGCTGGTGGAAATATCTTCCAGATTGACCGGGCGCCGCATGATTGGCTGTTTCCCAAAATGGCGCTGGCGGTTCACCACGGAGGCGCTGGCACCACCACTGCTGCGGCACGTGCTGGCATTGCCTCAGTGGTTGTACCATTCTTTGGGGATCAGCCATTCTGGGGCAGCCGCCTTGAAAAACTCGGCGTTGCGCCGCCAGCGCTGGACCGCGCTGCCTTGACCGCCGATGCTCTAGCCTCGGCAATCATCTCTGCCGACTGCGACGACATGCGCCATCATGCGACAGCGCTTGGTCAACGCATGCGGGCAGAAGACGGGATCGCTGTGGCCATTTCTGCAATCGAAAGCCTTGGCGTGAAAAGCAAATGGTCGGTCTGA
- a CDS encoding helix-turn-helix transcriptional regulator produces MHDIKHKTVDPLDRFIMRLNAAVSAAEMKAVMESSIKSLGYKYFSYHILQTPVLNATNETRHTFGINNYPEEWVERYASERYVYCDPIVGISLSRKTPFRWSDAIDSDKLTEEERCVIEDAAKRGIVNGLTVPLMSRHGELAIMTVIPDEKFQDSLPEAHLIHIISQFFHSCALPVVMEEHLIGSYRRRRSFLSAREKETVIWVSKGKSSWEIAKILGISEKSVEFYMESVKRKLEAVNRTQAVVKAIMLGLIQTDRFQSGDGRKATMAMPSRA; encoded by the coding sequence ATGCATGACATCAAACATAAGACCGTAGATCCTCTCGATCGCTTTATTATGCGCCTCAATGCCGCCGTCTCCGCCGCTGAGATGAAAGCCGTCATGGAATCCAGTATAAAATCACTGGGTTACAAGTATTTTTCCTATCACATTCTTCAAACCCCTGTGCTGAATGCTACGAATGAAACCCGCCATACATTCGGCATCAACAACTATCCAGAGGAATGGGTGGAGCGATACGCATCGGAGCGGTATGTCTATTGCGATCCCATCGTCGGGATTTCTCTCTCTCGCAAGACACCGTTTCGTTGGAGCGATGCCATTGATAGCGACAAGCTGACGGAAGAAGAGCGTTGCGTTATCGAAGATGCTGCAAAACGTGGCATTGTCAACGGGCTGACCGTGCCTCTCATGTCCCGCCATGGCGAACTGGCAATCATGACTGTAATCCCCGACGAAAAATTCCAGGACAGCCTGCCGGAAGCTCATCTTATTCACATTATCTCGCAATTCTTTCATTCCTGTGCGCTGCCAGTTGTCATGGAAGAGCACCTGATCGGCAGCTATCGCCGCCGCCGGTCATTCCTGTCGGCACGGGAAAAGGAAACCGTGATCTGGGTGTCCAAGGGCAAGTCGTCATGGGAAATTGCCAAAATCCTCGGCATTTCCGAAAAATCGGTCGAATTTTACATGGAGTCGGTCAAGCGCAAGCTGGAAGCCGTCAACCGTACCCAGGCCGTTGTCAAAGCAATCATGCTTGGATTGATCCAGACCGACCGTTTTCAGTCGGGCGACGGACGCAAAGCCACAATGGCCATGCCCAGCCGAGCCTGA
- a CDS encoding NAD(P)-dependent oxidoreductase translates to MTRIAFLGTGLMGEPMARHLAADFEVVVWNRSPQKAQALSDVARVAASPADAARGADVVISMLLDGPATRATLEDSGAMAAAGEGALIIDMGSVEPACDRDLASLARQMGKRFLDAPVSGGVAGAKAKSLSIFVGGAPEDFAAAVPILEKLGRPTLMGPVGTGQTAKLANQLIVAVTIGAVAEAFRLAQSAGCDPATLRDALRGGFADSRILDLHGERMVTGNFTPGGRSAAQLKDLNNALSVAAEHDLTLPLSETVRAGFTDLVQNKGGADLDHSAYYLWLQQIQPVKD, encoded by the coding sequence ATGACCCGGATCGCCTTTCTCGGCACCGGATTGATGGGGGAGCCGATGGCCCGTCATCTGGCTGCGGATTTCGAGGTCGTGGTCTGGAATCGCTCCCCACAAAAGGCGCAGGCCTTGTCCGATGTGGCCCGCGTTGCCGCCAGCCCGGCAGACGCAGCCAGGGGTGCGGATGTGGTGATTTCCATGCTGCTCGATGGTCCGGCCACCCGCGCCACACTGGAAGACAGCGGCGCAATGGCTGCGGCAGGCGAAGGCGCGCTGATCATCGACATGGGATCGGTGGAGCCGGCCTGCGACCGCGATCTCGCGTCTTTGGCCCGGCAAATGGGCAAACGATTCCTCGATGCCCCCGTCTCCGGCGGTGTGGCTGGGGCCAAGGCAAAGTCGCTGTCGATTTTCGTCGGCGGCGCGCCGGAGGATTTCGCAGCCGCCGTGCCGATTCTCGAAAAACTTGGCCGTCCAACACTGATGGGGCCGGTCGGCACCGGCCAGACGGCGAAACTTGCCAATCAGTTGATCGTCGCCGTCACCATCGGCGCGGTCGCTGAAGCCTTTCGGCTGGCACAATCGGCAGGATGCGATCCGGCAACGCTGCGCGACGCTTTACGGGGTGGCTTTGCCGATAGCCGGATTCTGGACCTGCATGGTGAGCGGATGGTGACCGGCAACTTCACGCCGGGTGGACGATCCGCTGCGCAGTTGAAAGACTTAAATAATGCGCTTTCGGTCGCCGCCGAACACGATTTGACGCTGCCGCTATCGGAAACGGTGCGGGCGGGCTTCACCGACCTGGTGCAGAACAAAGGCGGCGCAGATCTCGACCACTCGGCCTATTATCTCTGGCTGCAACAGATTCAGCCCGTAAAGGATTGA
- a CDS encoding PLP-dependent transferase, translated as MNETPRFDPAAKTIPVPPPAGFTGHDPFDAAVPPIYQTSLFLFDSYAELEDVFAGRSHKPIYSRGDNPTVQILEHRIAEMEGAEAARAFSSGMGAIAATILAFVNSGDRIVTVRHVYSDAFRFFEKVLKRFGVLVDYIDGTDTESLIAALPGAKIAYLESPTSMVFELQDLVAVGAAARRHGVLTIVDNSWATPLYQKPIAAGIDLVIHAASKYLGGQSDTVAGLVTGSKEHIARINGEIFPYTGAKLSPFEAWLVLRNLETLPFRMRHHHEAGLEVAHWLKASQAVGRVMHPVFSDHPGRTTLTGFGGLFSFEVTDDIDVATFVDALQLVRIGVSWGGPESLVVPAKAALSISPETNVFARFGVSDRTIRLNVGLHEAKAIIADLDQALAQAAR; from the coding sequence ATGAACGAGACACCCAGATTCGACCCTGCCGCGAAAACCATTCCGGTTCCGCCTCCTGCCGGTTTTACCGGTCACGACCCCTTCGATGCCGCCGTGCCGCCGATCTATCAGACATCGCTGTTTCTGTTCGACAGCTATGCCGAGTTGGAAGATGTGTTTGCCGGGCGCTCCCACAAGCCAATCTATTCACGTGGCGATAATCCAACCGTCCAGATCCTCGAGCACCGGATCGCCGAAATGGAAGGCGCGGAGGCCGCGCGGGCGTTTTCCAGCGGCATGGGCGCGATTGCCGCGACCATTCTCGCCTTCGTCAATTCAGGCGACCGGATTGTCACGGTCCGGCATGTCTATAGCGATGCGTTCCGGTTTTTCGAAAAAGTGCTGAAGCGCTTCGGCGTTCTCGTCGATTATATCGATGGCACGGATACCGAAAGCCTGATTGCCGCCCTGCCGGGCGCAAAAATTGCCTATCTCGAAAGCCCGACCTCGATGGTGTTCGAGCTTCAGGATCTGGTCGCGGTTGGCGCTGCGGCGCGCCGTCATGGCGTCTTGACCATTGTCGATAATTCCTGGGCAACACCGCTCTATCAGAAACCAATTGCCGCAGGCATCGATCTTGTCATCCATGCCGCTTCGAAATATCTGGGCGGCCAAAGCGATACCGTCGCCGGTCTCGTCACCGGATCGAAGGAACACATCGCCCGGATCAACGGCGAAATCTTTCCCTATACCGGCGCCAAGCTTTCACCTTTCGAGGCCTGGCTGGTATTGCGCAATCTGGAAACACTCCCTTTCCGCATGCGCCATCACCATGAGGCAGGTCTCGAAGTCGCACACTGGCTGAAAGCCAGCCAAGCCGTAGGACGGGTCATGCACCCGGTCTTCAGCGACCATCCAGGCCGCACCACATTGACAGGCTTTGGCGGATTGTTTTCCTTCGAAGTCACCGATGACATCGATGTCGCGACTTTTGTCGATGCCTTGCAACTGGTTCGGATCGGGGTCAGCTGGGGTGGGCCGGAAAGCCTTGTCGTTCCCGCCAAGGCGGCACTCAGCATTTCGCCGGAAACCAATGTCTTTGCCCGTTTCGGCGTCAGTGATCGAACCATCCGCCTCAATGTCGGACTGCATGAGGCAAAGGCGATCATTGCCGATCTGGATCAGGCGCTCGCGCAAGCCGCACGGTAA